The following proteins are encoded in a genomic region of Danio rerio strain Tuebingen ecotype United States chromosome 16, GRCz12tu, whole genome shotgun sequence:
- the LOC101883024 gene encoding uncharacterized protein, which produces MRKQQTLDSLGGIISQNKWTDLTATKDCQMSVGQEGESSGEGLSLKNEHKDKVPPDGFPVPSQDQTENVKDYSKQNSPKYTSISDQMSPLENQTPKNKGVASEKKTRSLPTNMQLIPKMKSDNAKTDICEVTTKATNIVNTSTNDFLEVKVQRQSVLNKDFHNDKLVSSDGCNLFEKKTQVVDVAHARGSKPGIDMNANIENLEHTKECTEDDKTQTLGSVGEDRLFLRTNLAMTSAGKSLGQYDQDEVLDLSLPKKKDRNKERQCEWVVDPEFEGSLHMEVDEIEDEPQHDEVEQEDDIGYCWMPSVSDAHAYLPQPWDAHLSSPSLEAMQSSSYTNAITPEPADTLLIDDQGIPYTLTLDGQKMPQIDNIQDAEGFTEQTAHSPRQAEDKPSSFAGAQDIADSRQQTQPNSLCPNMSLGLVSEEASQVTSNQETTPSSSSVTRAKPTIIPAVSNLASVPIQIVANTTGSNTPILLLPPSQLQSLSSPASKANPGLITLSLPVSLSQNTQSSPMFLVLSSPQVSSTPSLSLPGQSSQISSSSTVALPLATCPLDLGSTLISNSSLLSLSTVSSATAKDISGSNNPSNLPASPTSSTASSSTSTVTSTSPAKQFSTDACSDTPVPTSFREALLRLAVSVEKKQENQTEAQSVISPSSCSEATKPDSSATVQEIKNQEVNCDGETESTCVDQADSLDTTSSTSPLCPVSPTNPSKSQDSLGPRRILYCQYCPRIFYYLSDLERHSITHSQSKPHVCQLCGKAFKRSSHLERHKHIHTGQRNFVCQLCPRRFRESGELMRHQRVHTGEKPFQCLICHMRFAERNTLRRHTKRKHQGQQLEAVDMKEKLESGGISLAGVQAEAEENAEWYSSTVPEMESDSDTGGEGTT; this is translated from the coding sequence ATGCGAAAACAACAAACATTGGACAGCTTAGGTGGGATCATTTCACAAAATAAATGGACTGATCTTACTGCAACCAAAGATTGTCAAATGTCTGTGGGTCAAGAAGGCGAGTCATCAGGTGAGGGGCTTTCATTGAAGAATGAACATAAGGACAAGGTGCCCCCAGATGGGTTTCCTGTCCCATCACAAGATCAGACAGAAAATGTAAAGGATTACAGCAAGCAGAATTCACCAAAATATACATCAATCTCAGACCAGATGAGTCCTCTTGAAAACCAGACGCCTAAAAATAAAGGTGTCGCTTCTGAGAAAAAGACAAGAAGTCTACCAACAAACATGCAGCTGATACCCAAGATGAAGTCTGATAATGCTAAGACAGACATTTGTGAAGTAACAACCAAAGCTACAAACATTGTTAACACCTCAACAAATGATTTTCTAGAGGTTAAGGTTCAACGACAATCTGTTCTGAATAAAGATTTTCATAATGACAAGCTAGTGTCATCTGATGGATGCAACCTTTTTGAGAAAAAGACGCAGGTCGTTGATGTGGCACATGCAAGAGGTAGTAAACCTGGCATTGACATGAATGCAAACATAGAAAATTTAGAACATACTAAAGAATGCACCGAAGATGATAAAACACAAACTTTGGGTAGCGTAGGAGAGGATAGACTTTTTCTCAGAACAAACTTGGCAATGACCAGTGCAGGAAAATCTCTGGGACAGTATGATCAAGACGAGGTATTAGATTTAAGTCTACCAAAAAAGAAAGATCGCAATAAGGAGAGGCAGTGTGAATGGGTTGTAGACCCTGAATTTGAAGGTTCACTTCACATGGAAGTTGACGAAATTGAAGATGAACCCCAACATGATGAAGTGGAGCAGGAGGATGATATTGGATATTGCTGGATGCCTTCAGTAAGTGATGCTCACGCATATCTCCCACAGCCTTGGGATGCACATTTGTCCTCCCCCTCGCTTGAAGCCATGCAATCTTCATCGTACACCAATGCCATAACCCCAGAGCCAGCGGATACTCTACTTATAGATGACCAGGGCATTCCTTACACACTCACCCTTGATGGACAGAAAATGCCACAAATTGATAATATACAAGATGCTGAAGGGTTCACTGAACAAACAGCCCACAGCCCAAGGCAAGCTGAAGATAAGCCCTCTTCATTTGCTGGCGCACAGGATATTGCAGACTCTAGACAGCAGACACAACCTAATTCACTGTGTCCAAATATGTCTCTTGGCCTTGTCTCTGAGGAAGCCTCACAAGTTACCTCAAACCAGGAGACTACACCTTCTTCCAGTTCTGTAACTCGTGCAAAACCCACAATCATACCTGCTGTGTCTAACTTGGCATCAGTTCCCATTCAGATCGTGGCCAATACAACAGGGTCAAATACTCCCATTCTTCTCCTTCCTCCATCTCAGCTTCAGTCACTTTCCTCACCAGCCTCTAAGGCTAACCCAGGACTAATTACCCTTTCTTTACCAGTTTCTCTTAGTCAGAACACTCAGTCCTCCCCCATGTTTTTAGTTTTGTCATCTCCTCAGGTGTCTTCAACTCCGAGTTTGTCCTTGCCTGGGCAATCATCTCAAATTTCCTCCTCTTCCACTGTTGCACTTCCCTTAGCCACGTGTCCCCTTGATTTGGGATCTACATTAATTTCAAATTCGTCACTTCTCAGCCTCAGCACGGTTTCCTCTGCCACAGCTAAAGACATCTCAGGATCCAATAACCCCTCTAATCTTCCTGCTAGCCCTACCTCATCAACTGCTTCCTCTAGCACTTCAACAGTGACCTCTACAAGTCCAGCCAAGCAATTCAGCACTGATGCCTGCTCTGACACACCAGTGCCCACTTCCTTTCGGGAGGCTCTTCTCAGATTGGCTGTGTCTGtggaaaaaaaacaggaaaaccaGACTGAGGCTCAATCGGTCATTTCACCTTCCTCATGTTCAGAAGCAACCAAGCCGGATTCCTCTGCCACAGTCCAGGAAATTAAAAACCAGGAGGTAAACTGTGACGGTGAAACTGAATCTACCTGTGTGGACCAAGCAGACTCACTAGATACCACCTCTTCCACCTCTCCCCTTTGTCCTGTATCACCCACCAATCCTTCAAAGAGCCAAGACTCTTTAGGGCCACGTCGCATTCTTTACTGTCAGTATTGTCCTCGGATCTTCTACTATCTCTCGGACCTTGAGCGCCATTCCATCACACACTCCCAAAGCAAACCCCATGTGTGTCAACTCTGTGGCAAGGCATTCAAAAGATCAAGCCATCTTGAGCGACACAAACACATCCATACAGGACAGAGAAACTTTGTGTGTCAGCTTTGCCCAAGGCGTTTTCGTGAATCAGGGGAGCTAATGAGACACCAGAGAGTACACACCGGTGAAAAACCCTTTCAATGCTTAATATGCCATATGCGTTTTGCAGAGCGCAACACACTGCGACGTCACACAAAGCGCAAGCACCAAGGCCAGCAGCTGGAAGCGGTGGACATGAAGGAGAAGCTAGAAAGTGGAGGGATTTCCCTCGCTGGTGTGCAAGCAGAGGCAGAGGAGAATGCAGAGTGGTACAGTTCAACAGTTCCTGAAATGGAGTCCGACAGTGACACAGGGGGAGAAGGAACTACATGA